In Oryza brachyantha chromosome 1, ObraRS2, whole genome shotgun sequence, the following are encoded in one genomic region:
- the LOC121053284 gene encoding uncharacterized protein LOC121053284 → MADQQSGRIVDFSKRSQYVSEDKQLLQYFKKSASGIIFPMLVGFLSISFCRRTMNATIVFSVFAFLSLLLNTILLLYAGKMREKEDREQEEANATTNGDEESVKSSDKRPTKWLCIAASVSNFFLMITAICLMTVLNVAYLYLAFVLICPIGILYGCCIVHSAINKVEWGVVQYEDYQEDLKHYFDLSSEITQAAFLGLPATLFSQLRSTNCKQSSHVRLPEVLTMYTVLFGLFIMLMCSVPLASGVKATRERFVSVFIRYSTYGLVLSLAVVAVLAMAAIGIIPAPLEAVAFVLVLACLIGAISRKVYCRTQPSTKDRKRRVDMVSERSHSMVWFGFCPAMFGVLMASYSRSRSKSIVNSGDADGITGLYKTCIFFMVAALISNLTRMVLVDEEDHDEGEPPLSVFSGLVNVFLMLIAVGLVILIALLQPQQIHSTFVLA, encoded by the exons ATGGCGGATCAACAA TCTGGACGAATAGTAGACTTCAGTAAGCGCTCGCAATATGTGAGCGAGGACAAGCAGCTCCTTCAGTACTTCAAGAAGTCTGCGTCGGGGATCATCTTCCCTATGCTGGTCGGTTTTCTTAGTATCTCCTTCTGCAGGCGCACTATGAACGCTACCATCGTGTTCAGCGTCTTTGCCTTCCTGTCTCTGCTGCTCAACACAATACTGCTGCTATATGCCGGCAAGATGCGCGAGAAGGAAGACAGGGAACAAGAAGAAGCGAATGCCACCACGAACGGTGACGAAGAGTCTGTGAAATCATCCGACAAGCGGCCCACAAAGTGGCTATGCATTGCAGCTTCCGTCTCCAACTTTTTCCTCATGATAACCGCGATTTGCCTGATGACGGTGCTGAATGTGGCCTACCTCTACCTGGCCTTCGTATTGATTTGTCCCATTGGAATTCTGTACGGGTGCTGTATAGTGCACTCTGCCATAAACAAGGTGGAATGGGGCGTGGTCCAGTACGAGGACTACCAGGAGGACCTCAAGCATTACTTTGATCTATCATCCGAGATTACCCAGGCTGCCTTCCTGGGTCTACCCGCGACTCTCTTCAGCCAGCTGAGGAGCACCAACTGCAAGCAATCCTCACACGTCAGGCTGCCCGAGGTGCTCACCATGTACACTGTCCTCTTTGGGCTGTTCATCATGCTCATGTGCTCAGTGCCCTTGGCATCCGGTGTAAAGGCCACGAGGGAGAGATTTGTCAGTGTTTTCATCAGGTACTCTACCTACGGCCTCGTTCTGTCCCTGGCCGTCGTGGCCGTCTTGGCAATGGCAGCCATAGGAATCATACCTGCGCCGTTGGAAGCGGTGGCCTTTGTCTTGGTGCTCGCCTGCTTGATTGGGGCAATATCTCGGAAGGTGTACTGCAGAACCCAGCCGTCCACTAAGGATAGGAAGAGGAGAGTCGACATGGTCTCGGAGCGCAGCCATTCGATGGTTTGGTTCGGGTTCTGCCCGGCGATGTTCGGAGTGTTGATGGCGTCCTACTCCCGGTCCAGGAGCAAGAGCATCGTCAACAGCGGCGACGCAGACGGCATCACCGGCCTTTACAAGACCTGCATCTTCTTCATGGTTGCGGCGCTCATCTCCAACCTCACCCGGATGGTGCTCGTCGATGAAGAGGACCACGACGAGGGTGAACCGCCACTGTCGGTCTTCTCCGGGTTGGTGAATGTCTTTCTCATGTTGATCGCCGTCGGCCTGGTGATTCTCATCGCACTGCTGCAGCCCCAGCAGATCCACAGTACCTTCGTGTTAGCTTGA